A genomic segment from Juglans regia cultivar Chandler chromosome 14, Walnut 2.0, whole genome shotgun sequence encodes:
- the LOC109020886 gene encoding NADH--cytochrome b5 reductase 1-like — MFQLPYNVTSESLKMELMQIPQAHLLRIAIALSLVAIPAAYLYFTKKPKGCLNPDKFNEFKLVKKTQLSPDTARFRFSLPTPTSVLGLPVGQHIICRGKDYQGEEVTRPYTPITLDSDVGYFELVVKMYPMGKMSHHFREMREGDYLPVKGPKGRFKYKPGQARAFGMLAGGSGITPMFQLIRAILENRKDKTNVHLIYANVTLDDILLKEELDAFARNFPNRFKVFYVLNQPPVPWNGGVGFITKEMIQTHCPAPAPDVKILRCGPPAMNKAMKAHLDALEYTSDMQFEF; from the exons ATGTTTCAGTTACCGTACAATGTGACCTCTGAGTCTCTCAAAATGGAGCTTATGCAAATTCCCCAGGCCCACCTGCTCAGGATAGCCATTGCTCTATCTTTGGTGGCCATACCTGCTGCCTACTTATATTTCACCAAAAAACCCAAAG GTTGTTTAAATCCTGACAAGTTCAACGAATTCAAACTTGTTAAGAAAACTCAGCTAAGCCCGGATACTGCAAGGTTTAGATTTAGTCTTCCTACACCCACTTCAGTATTGGGCCTTCCCGTCGGACAACATATAATTTGCAG AGGAAAGGATTACCAAGGTGAAGAAGTGACTAGACCATATACACCAATTACTTTGGACTCTGATGTGGGTTACTTTGAACTGGTTGTAAAG ATGTATCCCATGGGAAAGATGTCCCACCATTTTAGAGAGATGCGAGAAGGCGATTACCTGCCTGTGAAGGGCCCCAAG GGGCGCTTTAAATACAAACCTGGCCAAGCTCGAGCTTTTGGAATGCTTGCAGGTGGCTCTGGCATAACCCCAATGTTTCAG CTCATTCGAGCCATACTAGAAAACCGGAAAGATAAGACCAATGTGCATCTTATCTATGCCAATGTCACCCTAGATGACATTCTGTTGAAG GAAGAGCTAGATGCCTTTGCTAGAAATTTCCCTAATCGTTTCAAAGTCTTCTATGTCTTGAATCAG CCTCCTGTGCCATGGAATGGTGGCGTTGGGTTTATAACCAAGGAAATGATTCAAACCCATTGCCCAGCACCAGCCCCAGATGTTAAG ATTCTGAGGTGCGGTCCACCAGCCATGAACAAGGCCATGAAAGCTCACCTTGATGCACTTGAATACACATCAGACATGCAGTTCGAGTTCTGA
- the LOC109020887 gene encoding vacuolar protein sorting-associated protein 36 gives MAGKWLATVQQTSSGRPVFLENEIECSLVSAVDLECDELSDFPSLKSGLLILTTHRLLWLPPDSSTSSPSSAVSLPLSSVSHIHSSKKSLKSIFHSPRVRFQASLNPGPRSVAITIVMRGKGDCDAFLGKFWENWRARAWEKESESEITRSGRGGDSQSKSGSANVSGGFYTREGALRMVGVSGILRKEQEMWESTDKSLQEAFLDLNALMSKAKEMVMLAEKMRQKLLTGSNSQTGTTNDEEMGSKEEMQDWLLSVGIISPVTKESAGALYHQQLSRQLADFVRIPLERAGGMMNLIDVYCHFNRARGTELISPEDLLRACSLWEKFDVQVMLRKFDSGVMVIQNKSHSDEEVFARIKALVTNPDALRTGISPSDAAMTLGIAPGMAKEHLLTAESKGLLCRDISPDGFRFYINLFADINTDDVYLIKDHSMYASWVRVASASS, from the exons ATGGCCGGAAAGTGGCTGGCGACGGTGCAGCAAACGAGCAGCGGGCGGCCGGTCTTCTTAGAAAACGAAATTGAGTGCTCCCTAGTCTCCGCCGTTGACCTCGAATGTGATGAGCTCTCCGACTTCCCTTCTCTCAAGTCCGGCCTCCTAATCCTCACCACCCACCGCCTCCTCTGGCTGCCTCCAGATTCCTCCACCTCCTCCCCATCATCCGCCGTTTCCCTTCCTCTCTCCTCCGTCTCCCACATCCACTCCTCCAAGAAGTCTCTCAAGTCCATCTTCCACTCCCCCCGAGTCCGCTTCCAGGCCTCCCTCAACCCGGGTCCGAGATCGGTGGCGATCACCATCGTCATGAGGGGAAAGGGCGACTGCGACGCGTTTCTGGGGAAGTTCTGGGAGAACTGGAGGGCGAGGGCGTGGGAGAAGGAGAGCGAGAGCGAGATTACCCGGTCGGGTAGGGGAGGGGATTCCCAGTCTAAGTCTGGATCGGCTAATGTTTCTGGCGGGTTTTATACGAGGGAAGGGGCGTTGAGGATGGTGGGCGTGTCGGGGATACTTAGGAAGGAGCAGGAGATGTGGGAGAGTACGGACAAGAGCCTGCAGGAGGCGTTCCTGGATTTGAATGCTCTCATG AGTAAGGCTAAAGAGATGGTGATGCTAGCAGAGAAAATGAGGCAAAAACTTCTGACTGGCTCAAATTCTCAAACTGGCACCACAAATGATGAAGAGATGGGTTCCAAAGAAGAGATGCAAGATTGGCTATTGAGTGTTGGTATAATATCCCCGGTTACGAAAGAGTCTGCTGGTGCGCTATATCATCAACAGCTGTCCCGTCAG TTGGCAGATTTTGTCCGAATTCCACTTGAGAGAGCTGGAGGAATGATGAATCTTATAGATGTCTATTGTCACTTCAACCGTGCTCGAGGCACAG AGTTGATCTCACCAGAGGATTTGTTGCGGGCATGTTCTCTCTGGGAGAAGTTTGATGT CCAGGTGATGCTTCGGAAATTCGATAGTGGAGTCATGGTCATCCAGAATAAGTCCCACAGTGACGAGGAG GTTTTTGCAAGAATCAAGGCCCTTGTGACAAATCCGGATGCCCTCCGAACTGGGATAAGTCCAAGTGATGCTGCAATGACATTAGGAATTGCTCCTGGCATGGCAAAGGAACATCTTCTAACTGCTGAGAGCAAAG GTTTGCTATGCAGAGACATAAGTCCTGATGGCTTTCGCTTTTATATCAACCTCTTCGCTGACATCAATACGGATGATGTTTACTT GATCAAAGATCATAGTATGTATGCTTCATGGGTTAGGGTAGCCTCTGCTTCTAG TTAA
- the LOC109020885 gene encoding uncharacterized protein LOC109020885: protein MLPPYNSFPRLPNQSQQTNALSTPPSQQVMQSNPPLVNSGNLVQNTMQFQRQFGMNNSQIQVPPSNSNAHLNPNMRPSITQPGFMNVPSHVLPLQNNHLGMPHLGSQQGLSHVGFASQNSVCNMNPVAGFPGNGKFCNLMQNANQVNASQPPFIHNFPNLHQQLNQNMGLLNGQYGFPNMLQNVNQLVPLQMPASSQVGPYGIPLCPPHMFGGLNQPTQAIVSQNPSIFPNMHFGPVHCNQVGQQDNQNQQNFAPPTMNGPVAAQQLKGNSSAPLNRCPVQPPHTKNLQTPVFTWSQGNPTDKGGSNIPSSNWKHSPNKKFTRNSKNGLSQVGSHKSQSHHMKNAKKKSGFPYEHKGKGLSNERSGQFGIANSTNQARERKRFLSWTYSKREVQLWREARKKNYPSKSNIEKKQAAKLSDSGGIDRDAKLRKVQLKEILAKQAELGVEVAEVPSHYLSDTEKQEHGREENKRQLNKKGRFQNKFNKRGRRNKKDRLSKRQRLEEKVSSVVHNEDKDSSNVPSLNKRMPTLLQKLLSADIGRDKRRLLQAFRFMVMNSFFKDWPDKPLKFPLVIVNESWCEDDAIEEKSSAVGKNAEDDDGESDGEDAEDDGGESEDSDDDENKDNNNADVKIDAEVKEVSSFVRREGSIGVGIEIPEEEEGEIID from the exons ATGCTACCTCCCTACAATTCCTTCCCTCGCCTTCCCAACCAAAGCCAGCAAACTAATGCTCTCTCCACTCCACCTTCTCAACAG GTTATGCAATCAAACCCTCCCCTTGTAAATTCGGGTAATTTAGTGCAAAACACCATGCAATTTCAACGCCAGTTTGGCATGAACAATTCTCAAATTCAAGTCCCCCCGAGTAATTCTAATGCCCATTTGAACCCCAACATGCGGCCTTCCATTACTCAACCTGGTTTCATGAATGTACCTAGCCATGTTCTTCCATTGCAAAATAATCATCTGGGTATGCCCCATTTGGGTTCTCAACAGGGCCTATCCCATGTGGGGTTTGCTTCACAAAACAGCGTATGCAATATGAACCCCGTTGCAGGGTTTCCTGGTAATGGAAAATTCTGCAATTTGATGCAGAATGCAAATCAAGTCAATGCGTCGCAGCCTCCTTTTATCCATAATTTTCCAAATTTACATCAACAACTCAATCAAAATATGGGTTTGCTGAATGGGCAGTATGGTTTTCCAAATATGTTGCAAAATGTGAACCAACTTGTGCCCTTGCAAATGCCAGCTTCTTCTCAAGTTGGTCCTTACGGTATCCCTTTATGCCCTCCACATATGTTTGGTGGCCTCAATCAACCAACCCAGGCAATAGTTTCTCAAAATCCTTCTATTTTTCCGAATATGCATTTTGGTCCTGTACATTGTAATCAGGTTGGGCAACAAGATAACCAGAATCAGCAAAACTTTGCTCCACCTACAATGAATGGACCTGTTGCAGCTCAGCAATTGAAAGGGAACTCGTCCGCACCACTTAATCGATGTCCGGTTCAACCACCCCATACTAAAAACTTGCAAACTCCTGTTTTCACATGGTCACAG GGCAATCCTACTGATAAGGGTGGGAGTAATATTCCGAGCTCCAACTGGAAACATTCACCCAACAAAAAATTCACAAGGAATTCAAAAAATGGACTCTCTCAAGTggg ATCTCACAAGTCTCAGTCTCATCATATgaaaaatgcaaagaaaaagtCTGGGTTTCCTTACGAACACAAGGGAAAAG gacTGAGCAATGAGAGGTCTGGACAATTTGGTATAGCTAATTCTACCAACCAAGCCAGGGAGCGAAAGAG ATTTCTTTCTTGGACCTACTCAAAACGAGAAGTCCAGCTGTGGCGTGAAGCACGAAAGAAGAATTACCCATCAAAATCCAACATAGAGAAG AAGCAGGCCGCAAAGCTATCAGACTCTGGGGGCATTGATAGAGATGCCAAACTACGAAAAGTG CAACTCAAGGAGATTTTAGCAAAGCAAGCTGAATTGGGAGTTGAAGTTGCAGAGGTACCATCCCACTATCTGTCAGATACAGAGAAGCAAGAGCATGGAAGGGAAGAGAACAAAAGGCAGTTGAATAAGAAGGGGAGATTCCAAAACAAGTTTAATAAAAGGGGAAGACGCAACAAAAAAGATCGGCTTTCTAAGAGGCAGAGGCTAGAGGAGAAGGTTTCATCTGTTGTTCACAATGAAGACAAGGATTCATCTAACGTCCCTTCTTTGAACAAGAGAATGCCAACGCTACTGCAGAAGCTTCTGAGTGCAGATATAGGTAGAGATAAACGCCGCTTGTTGCAGGCTTTTAGGTTCATGGTGATGAACTCTTTCTTCAAAGATTGGCCAGATAAGCCACTCAAATTTCCTTTGGTAATAGTGAATGAAAGTTGGTGTGAGGATGATGCAATTGAAGAGAAATCATCAGCTGTGGGTAAAAATGctgaagatgatgatggtgagAGTGATGGTGAAGATGCTGAAGATGATGGTGGTGAGAGTGAAGATAGTGATGACGATGAAAACAAAGACAACAACAATGCTGATGTAAAAATTGATGCAGAAGTGAAAGAAGTGTCCAGCTTTGTTAGGAGAGAAGGTAGTATTGGTGTGGGAATTGAGATTCCCGAGGAAGAAGAGGGTGAAATCATTGACTAG